The proteins below come from a single Tsuneonella deserti genomic window:
- the ftsE gene encoding cell division ATP-binding protein FtsE, whose amino-acid sequence MNADSAEVVTFDNVGLRYGTDREILSDISFTLHPGGFYFLTGASGAGKTSMLKLLYLAQRPSRGAIRMFGTDVITLPRDRLPPFRRRLGVVFQDFRLVPHLSAYDNVALPLRVSGVRESELRKPVADMLEWVGLSHRAEARPATLSGGEQQRVAIARAVIGRPDMLVADEPTGNVDPDMALKLLRLFEALNRLGTTVVVATHDVHLLRKVPDSLIMRIDKGRLSDPTGALRFPPRRDQRAQVEL is encoded by the coding sequence ATGAACGCTGACAGCGCGGAAGTCGTCACGTTCGACAATGTCGGGCTGCGTTACGGCACCGACCGCGAAATCCTGAGCGACATTTCCTTCACCTTGCACCCCGGGGGCTTCTATTTTCTCACCGGCGCGAGCGGGGCGGGGAAGACCTCGATGCTCAAGCTGCTCTATCTGGCGCAGCGCCCCTCGCGCGGGGCTATCCGGATGTTCGGGACCGACGTCATCACTTTGCCGCGCGACAGGCTCCCGCCTTTCCGGCGCCGGCTGGGGGTCGTGTTCCAGGACTTCCGCCTCGTCCCCCACCTGTCCGCCTACGACAACGTCGCCCTCCCGCTGCGGGTGTCGGGCGTGCGGGAGAGCGAGCTGCGCAAACCGGTCGCCGACATGCTCGAATGGGTGGGGCTTTCCCACCGGGCGGAGGCGCGGCCGGCGACGTTGTCTGGCGGCGAGCAGCAGCGCGTCGCCATCGCGCGGGCGGTGATTGGCCGGCCGGACATGCTGGTGGCGGACGAGCCGACCGGCAACGTCGATCCCGACATGGCGCTGAAACTGTTGCGGCTGTTCGAGGCGCTCAACCGGCTGGGCACGACCGTCGTCGTGGCCACTCACGACGTTCACCTGCTCCGCAAGGTGCCCGATTCACTTATCATGCGGATCGACAAGGGACGCCTGAGCGATCCCACGGGTGCGTTGCGGTTTCCGCCCCGACGCGACCAACGGGCGCAGGTGGAGTTATGA
- a CDS encoding cell division protein FtsX: MKRPPVLARAVGRSLAPFAGDRAAALVPHARLAGPMPWVIAIMVALTVIAGAGGLALSNLAGTARSELSGAATVQIVEPLVSERDRQTRAAERVLSGLPDVAGLRVVPKEELDALLDPWLGGGEEQAVPVPALIDIELRGPATSARLAALRRAVAPVAPAARIDAQSTWLGPVFAAIASLQWLAVALVVLLALTSAAAVWLAARSALGTNRDTIEIVHLLGGSDAQIARIFQRSVGFDATAGGLVGLALGAAAVLVLGRQFAALGSGMIAGGGLAPTDWLLIAAIPLAGVVIAIVTARLTVLGTLRRML; encoded by the coding sequence ATGAAGCGGCCGCCGGTCCTGGCCCGCGCCGTAGGGCGCAGCCTTGCGCCCTTCGCCGGCGACAGGGCAGCCGCGCTGGTGCCGCACGCGCGCCTGGCCGGGCCCATGCCGTGGGTCATTGCGATCATGGTCGCGCTTACTGTCATCGCGGGGGCGGGCGGGCTGGCGTTGAGCAACCTGGCGGGAACCGCGCGCAGCGAATTGTCCGGTGCCGCGACCGTACAGATCGTCGAGCCACTGGTGAGCGAGCGCGACCGGCAGACCCGCGCCGCTGAGCGCGTGCTGTCAGGTCTTCCGGACGTAGCCGGCCTGCGGGTCGTGCCCAAGGAGGAACTCGACGCCTTGCTCGACCCGTGGCTCGGTGGTGGCGAGGAGCAGGCGGTGCCGGTTCCTGCCCTGATCGACATCGAGCTGCGCGGCCCGGCGACCTCGGCACGGCTGGCTGCGCTTCGGCGCGCCGTTGCGCCCGTCGCCCCGGCGGCGCGGATCGATGCGCAATCTACATGGCTCGGCCCGGTGTTCGCGGCGATCGCCTCGCTCCAGTGGCTGGCAGTCGCGCTGGTGGTGCTGCTGGCGCTGACCAGCGCAGCCGCCGTGTGGCTGGCAGCGCGCAGCGCGTTGGGGACAAATCGCGATACCATCGAGATCGTCCATCTCCTCGGGGGAAGCGACGCGCAGATCGCGCGCATTTTCCAGCGCTCGGTGGGATTCGATGCGACGGCTGGCGGCCTGGTCGGTCTTGCCCTCGGGGCGGCGGCGGTGCTGGTGCTGGGCCGGCAGTTCGCGGCATTGGGATCGGGCATGATCGCGGGCGGCGGGCTTGCTCCAACCGACTGGCTGCTGATCGCGGCCATTCCCCTTGCCGGAGTGGTGATTGCCATCGTGACGGCCCGCTTGACCGTGCTCGGAACGTTGAGGAGGATGTTGTGA
- a CDS encoding YdcF family protein, which produces MIARLAGAVALLYALGFLWFAAALPLPAGGQPTDVIVVLTGGAGRIDRGLALLAKGKARALLVTGVDPEVKPREFAAEYRVPGKTMDCCVTLGFAAVDTRGNAAETASWIAANRYRSLRLVTTDWHMRRAAGELASALPPGVTIVRDAVPSRPRLGILFLEYNKLLASTLARLWPQGK; this is translated from the coding sequence GTGATTGCGCGGTTGGCCGGGGCCGTCGCCCTGCTCTACGCCCTCGGTTTCCTGTGGTTTGCCGCCGCTCTGCCGCTACCGGCGGGGGGGCAGCCGACCGACGTCATCGTCGTGCTGACAGGGGGAGCCGGGCGGATCGACCGCGGGCTTGCCCTGCTCGCCAAGGGCAAGGCGCGCGCCCTGTTGGTCACCGGGGTCGATCCGGAGGTCAAGCCGCGCGAGTTCGCCGCCGAGTACCGGGTGCCGGGCAAGACGATGGACTGCTGCGTGACGCTCGGGTTCGCCGCGGTGGATACGCGCGGCAACGCCGCGGAGACGGCCAGCTGGATTGCCGCAAATCGCTACCGCTCGTTGCGCCTGGTAACCACCGACTGGCACATGCGGCGTGCGGCCGGCGAGCTTGCCTCCGCCCTGCCGCCCGGCGTGACGATCGTGCGGGATGCCGTCCCGTCGCGTCCGCGGCTCGGAATCCTCTTCCTCGAATACAACAAGCTCTTGGCGAGCACTCTCGCGCGGCTGTGGCCGCAGGGGAAGTGA
- a CDS encoding lysophospholipid acyltransferase family protein, which yields MAAGEVTVAVLRSLLFYPVFYLGSLLYTAASLLALPFSVPLFRRIVRGWARYQRFCLRWIVGIRIRVEGGGPVAGPVLYAVKHESFFEAIDMPAMFDLPVVFAKEELFRIPLWGAAARAYGIVPVERDQGARALRSMIASARAYSETGRPLVIFPEGTRVPHRHSPPLQAGFAGLYKLLGLPVVPVAVNSGPLYHRRWKRSGVVTYRFGEPVPPGLPREEAEARVLAAMNALNR from the coding sequence GTGGCCGCAGGGGAAGTGACGGTGGCCGTCCTGCGCAGCCTGCTGTTCTATCCCGTGTTCTATCTCGGCTCGCTGCTTTACACAGCCGCGTCGCTGCTGGCGCTGCCGTTCAGCGTGCCCCTGTTCCGCCGCATCGTGCGCGGTTGGGCCCGGTACCAGCGCTTCTGCCTGCGCTGGATCGTCGGCATCCGCATCCGGGTAGAAGGAGGTGGTCCGGTAGCGGGCCCGGTGCTCTACGCGGTCAAGCACGAAAGCTTTTTCGAGGCGATCGACATGCCGGCGATGTTCGACTTGCCGGTGGTTTTCGCCAAGGAGGAGCTGTTCCGGATACCGCTGTGGGGCGCGGCGGCGCGGGCCTACGGCATCGTGCCGGTGGAGCGGGACCAGGGCGCGCGCGCGCTGCGTTCGATGATCGCATCGGCGAGGGCCTATTCGGAAACCGGGCGACCGCTGGTGATCTTTCCCGAAGGCACCCGCGTCCCGCACCGTCACAGTCCGCCCCTGCAGGCCGGGTTCGCCGGTCTTTACAAGCTGCTGGGCTTGCCCGTGGTTCCGGTGGCGGTGAACAGCGGGCCGCTCTACCACCGCCGCTGGAAGCGCAGCGGCGTGGTTACTTACCGGTTTGGCGAGCCGGTCCCGCCGGGACTGCCGCGCGAGGAGGCCGAAGCGCGCGTCCTCGCGGCGATGAACGCGCTGAACCGGTAG
- a CDS encoding prephenate/arogenate dehydrogenase family protein, translating to MSFSRVTIIGLGLLGGSVGLAVAENLPDCRTSGYDADPDVRQRARERGLVDEVFDSPAKAVADAELVIFCVPVGAMEQAGAQISGALRAGTIVSDVGSSKAAVGEALRRALPQATVIPAHPVAGTERSGPDAGFAHLFRHRWCILTPAAGTDPQAVERLSRFWRALGANIEIMDAAHHDLVLAVTSHIPHLIAYTIVGTASDLEDVTRGEVIKYSAGGFRDFTRIAASDPTMWRDVFLTNREAVLEMLGRFTEDLTALQRAIRNGDGKMLFDLFTRTRDIRRSIVEQGQDDARPDFGRGDHES from the coding sequence ATGAGTTTCTCGCGCGTCACGATCATCGGGCTCGGCCTGCTCGGCGGATCCGTGGGACTCGCGGTGGCGGAGAACCTGCCCGATTGCCGGACCAGCGGCTACGACGCCGACCCCGATGTGCGCCAGCGTGCGCGCGAGCGCGGCCTCGTGGACGAAGTATTCGATTCACCCGCCAAAGCGGTCGCCGACGCCGAACTGGTCATCTTCTGCGTCCCCGTGGGCGCGATGGAGCAAGCAGGCGCCCAGATTTCGGGCGCTCTGCGCGCTGGCACGATCGTCAGCGACGTCGGCTCGTCCAAGGCCGCGGTCGGCGAGGCGCTGCGCCGCGCGCTGCCGCAGGCGACGGTCATCCCCGCCCATCCCGTCGCGGGAACCGAGCGCAGCGGCCCGGACGCGGGCTTCGCGCACCTGTTCCGGCACCGCTGGTGCATCCTCACGCCGGCCGCGGGCACGGACCCGCAGGCTGTCGAGCGGCTCTCTCGGTTCTGGCGCGCGCTGGGCGCGAATATCGAGATCATGGATGCCGCGCATCACGACCTTGTCCTCGCGGTCACCAGCCACATCCCGCACCTCATCGCCTACACCATCGTCGGTACCGCGTCCGACCTCGAGGACGTCACCCGCGGCGAGGTGATCAAGTATTCGGCGGGTGGCTTCCGCGACTTCACCCGCATCGCGGCGAGCGACCCGACGATGTGGCGCGACGTGTTCCTTACCAATCGCGAGGCGGTTCTCGAGATGCTTGGTCGCTTCACTGAAGACCTGACCGCGCTCCAGCGCGCGATCCGCAACGGCGACGGAAAAATGCTGTTCGACCTGTTCACCCGTACGCGCGACATCAGGCGCTCGATCGTCGAGCAGGGGCAGGACGATGCGCGGCCTGATTTCGGCCGCGGCGATCACGAAAGCTAG
- the hisC gene encoding histidinol-phosphate transaminase, with the protein MNTRPVPKPWIEGIHAYTPGKSSGAGGKPLVKLSANENPLGTSPAVFEAMGSAQLPSRYPDPDSTALRTALGKKHDIDPGRIVCGTGSDELLNLAAQAYAGPGDEILFPRFSFAVYDIAARRCGATPVEAAVSDYACDVDALLAAVTPRTRVVFLANPNNPTGTFLPRSEVDRLHAGLPGDVLFVLDQAYAEYLAPEDDDGGLALAASHENVLVTRTFSKIHGLAGERIGWATGAAHLIGELNRIRGPFNVTNHGQVAALAALGDDEWIERSRIANRDERARFADALAALGNHGIRAVPSEANFLLVTFTGDLTAEAAMAAIGQAGYAVRHLPGQGLPNALRITIGLPEDMDAVAAAIARAAQAAQSAA; encoded by the coding sequence ATGAACACGCGCCCTGTGCCCAAGCCCTGGATCGAGGGCATCCATGCCTACACTCCGGGCAAGTCGAGCGGCGCGGGCGGCAAGCCGCTCGTGAAGCTGTCGGCCAACGAGAATCCGCTCGGCACTTCGCCCGCGGTATTCGAGGCCATGGGGTCGGCCCAGCTTCCCAGCCGTTATCCCGATCCCGACAGCACGGCGCTGCGTACGGCACTCGGGAAGAAGCATGACATCGATCCGGGCCGGATCGTCTGCGGCACCGGTTCCGACGAGCTGCTGAACCTGGCGGCACAGGCCTATGCCGGGCCGGGGGACGAGATCCTGTTCCCGCGCTTCAGTTTCGCCGTGTACGACATCGCCGCGCGCCGCTGCGGGGCTACGCCCGTCGAGGCGGCGGTTAGCGACTATGCGTGCGACGTCGATGCGCTTCTGGCCGCGGTGACGCCGCGCACCCGGGTGGTATTCCTCGCCAACCCGAACAATCCGACGGGCACGTTCCTGCCGCGCAGCGAGGTCGACCGCCTCCACGCGGGGCTTCCGGGCGATGTGCTGTTCGTGCTCGACCAGGCCTATGCCGAGTACCTCGCGCCGGAGGACGACGACGGCGGACTCGCGCTCGCGGCAAGCCATGAAAATGTGCTGGTGACGCGCACCTTCTCCAAGATCCACGGCCTCGCGGGAGAGCGAATCGGGTGGGCCACCGGCGCCGCGCACCTGATAGGCGAGCTGAACCGCATCCGCGGACCGTTCAACGTCACCAATCACGGACAGGTCGCGGCGCTGGCCGCGCTGGGCGATGACGAATGGATCGAGCGCTCGCGCATCGCCAACCGGGACGAGCGTGCGCGCTTCGCCGACGCACTCGCGGCGCTCGGCAACCACGGCATTCGCGCGGTGCCGAGCGAGGCCAACTTCCTGCTGGTCACCTTCACCGGCGACCTCACCGCAGAGGCGGCGATGGCGGCGATCGGGCAAGCCGGATATGCGGTGCGCCACCTGCCGGGCCAGGGCCTGCCGAACGCTCTGCGGATCACCATCGGGCTGCCGGAGGACATGGACGCGGTGGCCGCGGCGATTGCCCGGGCCGCCCAGGCCGCGCAGTCTGCCGCATGA
- the metX gene encoding homoserine O-acetyltransferase MetX, with product MATAAARTFALSAPLPLDNGQSLDGVIVAYETYGELAPGKDNAVLVCHALTGDQYVASTQPLTGKPGWWERMIGPDKPIDTNRFHVICANVIGGCMGSTGPASPAPDGKPYAMRFPVITIRDMVRAEVALLDGLGIERLHAVVGGSMGGMQALSLAANFPARAERVLAIATTARHSAQNIAFHEVGRQAVMADPDWQGGDYYGSGHSPDKGLSVARMAAHITYLSETGLTEKFGRNLQDRDAKSFGFDADFQVESYLRYQGSGFTRRFDANSYLYITRAMDYFDIAEEHGGKLADAFAGTPARFCLVSFDSDWLYPTAESRHVVHALNAAGAPVSFVELSAPFGHDSFLLDVPALDRVVKGFLA from the coding sequence ATGGCCACCGCCGCCGCCCGCACCTTCGCGCTTTCCGCGCCGCTGCCGCTGGACAACGGGCAATCGCTCGACGGCGTGATCGTCGCTTACGAAACTTACGGCGAACTCGCGCCCGGAAAGGACAACGCGGTACTCGTCTGCCATGCGCTGACCGGTGACCAGTACGTGGCCAGCACGCAGCCGCTTACCGGAAAGCCCGGTTGGTGGGAGCGGATGATCGGCCCGGACAAACCGATCGACACGAACCGGTTCCATGTCATCTGCGCCAATGTCATCGGCGGTTGCATGGGCTCCACCGGCCCGGCCAGCCCCGCGCCGGACGGCAAGCCCTACGCCATGCGCTTCCCGGTCATCACCATCCGCGACATGGTTCGCGCCGAGGTCGCGCTGCTTGACGGGCTGGGCATCGAGCGGCTCCATGCGGTCGTCGGCGGGTCGATGGGCGGGATGCAGGCGCTCAGCCTCGCTGCCAATTTCCCGGCCCGCGCGGAGCGGGTGCTGGCGATCGCCACCACCGCCCGCCACTCGGCACAGAACATCGCCTTTCACGAAGTCGGCCGCCAGGCGGTAATGGCCGATCCGGACTGGCAGGGCGGCGACTACTACGGGTCGGGCCACTCGCCCGACAAGGGGCTGTCGGTCGCGCGCATGGCCGCGCACATCACCTACCTGTCCGAAACCGGCCTGACCGAAAAGTTCGGACGGAACCTGCAGGACCGCGATGCCAAGAGCTTCGGCTTCGACGCCGACTTCCAGGTCGAAAGCTACCTGCGCTACCAGGGAAGCGGCTTTACCCGGCGGTTCGATGCCAACAGCTATCTCTACATCACCCGGGCGATGGACTATTTCGACATCGCCGAGGAGCATGGGGGCAAGCTGGCCGATGCATTCGCCGGCACGCCCGCCCGGTTCTGCCTCGTCAGCTTCGATTCCGACTGGCTCTATCCCACCGCGGAAAGCCGGCACGTGGTTCACGCGCTCAATGCCGCCGGTGCGCCGGTCAGCTTCGTCGAGCTGTCAGCTCCTTTCGGCCATGACAGCTTCCTGCTCGACGTCCCCGCGCTCGACCGGGTGGTGAAAGGCTTCCTTGCGTGA
- the metW gene encoding methionine biosynthesis protein MetW — protein sequence MSGLRPDLAVIAANVRPGTRVLDIGCGDGELMEVLQNERECDARGMEIDPVLVERAVARGLSVVQGDADRDLADYPDKTFDYAILSQTLQTAARPDRMLDELLRVGRKAFVSFPNFAHWRMRAQLAFTGRMPVTRHLPVSWFETQNIHHVTVTDFRDLVAARGVKVEREWFFSGAQPVGPALANLRAEYAVFELSR from the coding sequence GTGAGCGGATTGCGACCCGACCTCGCGGTGATCGCGGCGAACGTGCGGCCCGGCACGCGGGTGCTCGACATCGGTTGCGGCGACGGGGAGCTGATGGAGGTGCTGCAAAACGAGCGCGAGTGCGACGCGCGAGGGATGGAGATCGATCCGGTGCTCGTCGAACGCGCGGTCGCACGCGGATTGTCGGTGGTGCAGGGCGATGCAGACCGCGATCTCGCCGACTATCCCGACAAGACGTTCGATTATGCGATCCTGAGCCAGACATTGCAGACCGCCGCGCGGCCTGACCGGATGCTCGACGAACTGCTGCGCGTGGGGCGAAAGGCGTTCGTGAGCTTTCCCAACTTCGCCCACTGGCGGATGCGCGCGCAGCTTGCCTTCACGGGCCGGATGCCGGTGACGCGGCATCTCCCGGTTAGCTGGTTCGAGACGCAGAACATCCATCATGTAACGGTAACGGACTTCCGTGACCTGGTGGCCGCGCGCGGGGTGAAGGTCGAGCGGGAATGGTTCTTCTCCGGCGCGCAGCCGGTCGGTCCCGCGCTGGCCAATCTGCGCGCCGAATACGCGGTGTTCGAGTTGAGCCGGTAA
- the gltX gene encoding glutamate--tRNA ligase, with amino-acid sequence MTVTRFAPSPTGNLHVGNIRMAIHNWLLARKDGGRFVLRIDDTDATRSREEYVEGIRADLAWLGLEPDAEERQSARQANYEAAFDRLKRAGRVYPCYETAQELDLKRKVLLGRGLPPIYDRAALALGEADHARFADEGIAPHWRFKLDHDEPIEWEDGIRGRQHFEPSQLSDPVVRRADGSWLYMLPSAIDDGEMGVTDVLRGEDHVSNTAAQVQMFTALGYAPPRFAHEALLVGSEGKLSKRLGALGCAALRERGMEPQTLVAFLARLGTSLPVEAIVERDELIASFDLATFGRAPARFDEAELERLNHAVVHQLEYAEVAGRIPEGMDERAWLAIRPNLQTVADARGWWRVITGPVALPALSEEDRAFVAQAEETLVWSEDPWRVLTSALKEATGRKGRALFMPLRQALTGLEHGPDMHALLPLIGEDEARARLRLASQQPIRT; translated from the coding sequence ATGACAGTTACCCGCTTCGCGCCGTCGCCCACCGGCAATCTCCATGTCGGCAATATCCGAATGGCGATCCACAACTGGCTGCTGGCGAGGAAGGATGGCGGGCGCTTCGTGCTGCGCATCGACGATACCGACGCGACGCGCAGCCGCGAGGAATATGTCGAGGGTATCCGGGCCGATCTGGCGTGGCTCGGACTGGAGCCGGATGCCGAGGAGCGCCAGTCGGCGCGGCAGGCGAATTACGAGGCTGCCTTCGACCGGCTTAAGCGGGCGGGGCGGGTGTACCCCTGCTACGAGACGGCGCAGGAACTCGATCTCAAGCGCAAGGTGCTGCTCGGGCGGGGTCTGCCCCCCATTTACGATCGCGCGGCACTGGCGCTGGGCGAAGCCGATCATGCGCGGTTCGCGGACGAAGGGATCGCTCCGCACTGGCGGTTCAAGCTGGACCACGACGAGCCGATCGAGTGGGAGGATGGCATCCGCGGGCGCCAGCATTTCGAGCCCTCGCAGTTGTCGGACCCGGTCGTCCGCCGCGCCGACGGATCGTGGCTCTACATGCTGCCGAGCGCGATCGACGACGGCGAGATGGGCGTGACCGACGTGTTGCGCGGCGAAGACCACGTCAGCAATACCGCCGCGCAAGTGCAGATGTTCACCGCGCTGGGATACGCTCCGCCGCGTTTCGCACACGAGGCTTTGCTGGTGGGCAGCGAGGGCAAGCTCTCAAAGCGACTCGGAGCCCTGGGCTGCGCCGCCCTGCGCGAGCGCGGCATGGAGCCGCAGACACTGGTCGCTTTCCTCGCGCGGCTTGGCACTTCACTGCCGGTTGAAGCTATTGTCGAGCGTGACGAATTGATCGCTTCCTTCGATCTGGCGACCTTCGGACGCGCGCCCGCGCGCTTTGACGAAGCCGAACTTGAACGGCTCAACCATGCGGTAGTGCACCAACTGGAGTACGCCGAAGTGGCAGGCCGCATACCCGAGGGCATGGACGAGCGCGCGTGGCTGGCGATCCGACCCAACCTGCAAACCGTGGCGGATGCGCGCGGCTGGTGGCGGGTGATCACCGGCCCGGTCGCCCTTCCGGCGCTGAGCGAAGAGGACCGCGCATTCGTCGCGCAGGCTGAAGAAACCCTGGTGTGGAGCGAGGATCCCTGGCGCGTCCTGACCAGTGCTCTGAAAGAAGCGACCGGGCGCAAGGGCCGGGCGCTGTTCATGCCGCTGCGGCAGGCGCTGACCGGCCTTGAACACGGACCTGACATGCACGCGCTCCTGCCCCTCATAGGCGAGGACGAGGCTCGGGCGCGGCTGCGGCTGGCCTCGCAACAGCCCATCCGGACCTAG
- the pyk gene encoding pyruvate kinase — MQKLEPRKRKVKVLATVGPASKSPEMLGKLLRAGADAFRVNMSHGDHAGHAATIKAIRELEKSAGRPIAILADLQGPKLRVGTFKGGQAVIRHSGHFTLDRNPEPGDETRVELPHPELFGILHKGQRLLINDGKIRLQVIKAEADSVLCSAEVGGVISDRKGVNVPDAEVPIPALTEKDRRDLAFAIEQGCDWIGLSFVQRPEDLAEARKLMGGHGALCAKIEKPSAIRRLEEIIELSDGIMVARGDLGVELDPEEVPPLQKRIVNLARTAGKPVIVATQMLESMIESPTPTRAEVSDVANAVYDGADAVMLSAETAAGEWPEEAVAIMDRIAAQVERDEAYLSRVRFLDTPPDRTTADALSHACMTIADTVAINAIVVFTGSGSTARRVARERPSVPMLVLTPSTKTARRMGLLWGAHAVTTRDIGSFEEMIAKGKRMALRHGFGTAGSKLIALAGVPFGTPGSTNLLHVVTLSGNELSRHQA, encoded by the coding sequence ATGCAGAAGCTCGAACCGCGCAAGCGCAAGGTCAAGGTCCTCGCCACCGTCGGCCCGGCCAGCAAATCGCCAGAAATGCTCGGCAAGCTCCTGCGCGCCGGCGCGGATGCCTTCCGTGTGAACATGAGCCACGGCGATCATGCGGGCCATGCCGCGACCATCAAGGCGATTCGCGAGCTCGAGAAAAGCGCCGGGCGGCCCATCGCCATCCTTGCGGATCTGCAGGGCCCCAAGCTGCGCGTCGGCACGTTCAAAGGCGGCCAGGCGGTGATCCGGCATTCGGGGCACTTCACCCTCGACCGCAATCCCGAGCCCGGCGACGAGACGCGGGTCGAGCTGCCGCATCCCGAACTGTTCGGCATCCTGCACAAGGGCCAGCGCTTGTTGATCAACGACGGCAAGATCCGCCTGCAGGTGATCAAAGCCGAAGCGGACAGCGTGCTATGTTCCGCGGAGGTCGGCGGGGTGATCTCCGACCGAAAGGGGGTCAATGTGCCTGATGCCGAGGTGCCGATTCCCGCACTCACGGAGAAGGACCGGCGGGACCTGGCCTTCGCGATCGAGCAGGGGTGCGACTGGATCGGCCTGTCGTTCGTCCAACGGCCGGAAGATCTTGCCGAAGCCCGCAAGCTGATGGGCGGCCATGGCGCGCTGTGCGCCAAGATCGAGAAGCCGTCCGCCATTCGCAGGCTGGAGGAAATCATCGAGCTGTCCGACGGGATCATGGTCGCCCGCGGCGACCTTGGCGTCGAGCTCGATCCCGAAGAAGTGCCGCCGCTGCAGAAGCGCATCGTCAACCTGGCGCGAACGGCTGGAAAGCCCGTGATCGTCGCGACCCAGATGCTTGAATCGATGATCGAGAGCCCGACGCCGACCCGCGCCGAAGTGTCCGACGTCGCCAACGCGGTCTATGACGGCGCCGACGCCGTGATGCTCAGCGCGGAAACGGCGGCGGGCGAATGGCCCGAGGAAGCGGTCGCGATCATGGACCGCATCGCTGCGCAGGTGGAGCGCGACGAGGCCTATCTTTCGCGCGTGCGCTTTCTCGATACTCCGCCCGACCGCACGACTGCCGATGCGCTCAGCCATGCCTGCATGACGATCGCCGACACGGTGGCAATCAACGCCATCGTGGTGTTTACCGGTTCCGGCAGCACCGCCCGCCGCGTGGCGCGCGAGCGGCCGAGCGTGCCGATGCTGGTGCTGACTCCCTCGACGAAGACTGCCCGCAGGATGGGGCTGCTATGGGGCGCGCATGCGGTGACCACACGCGACATCGGCAGCTTCGAAGAGATGATCGCCAAGGGCAAGCGGATGGCGCTGCGTCATGGCTTCGGCACCGCCGGCAGCAAGCTGATCGCCTTGGCGGGAGTTCCTTTCGGAACCCCCGGCAGCACCAACCTGCTGCACGTGGTGACGCTGTCAGGCAACGAACTGTCCCGCCACCAGGCGTAA
- a CDS encoding DUF1244 domain-containing protein, producing the protein MDMKSDDPLDALPDAQAAAAFRRLVRHLRHRSDAQNIDLMGLAGFCRNCLADWIIGAGFEGDKAAARELIHGLPAAEWKARHQSEATPEQLARMEASLARNAPD; encoded by the coding sequence ATGGACATGAAATCCGACGATCCGCTCGATGCGCTGCCCGATGCGCAGGCCGCCGCCGCGTTCCGCCGGTTGGTGCGCCACCTGCGGCATCGCAGCGACGCGCAGAACATCGACCTGATGGGCCTGGCGGGCTTCTGCCGTAATTGCCTCGCCGACTGGATCATCGGGGCCGGCTTCGAAGGCGACAAGGCGGCTGCGCGCGAGCTTATCCATGGCTTGCCGGCCGCCGAATGGAAGGCGCGCCACCAAAGCGAGGCGACGCCCGAACAGCTCGCACGGATGGAGGCAAGTCTCGCGCGCAATGCGCCGGACTGA
- a CDS encoding DUF2312 domain-containing protein, producing MADATDDRLRLLIERIERLEEEKKGIADDIRDVYAEAKAVGYDAKIMRQVVRLRKMKPDDRAEMETILEVYKNALGLG from the coding sequence ATGGCCGATGCCACCGACGACCGCCTGCGCCTGCTGATCGAGCGCATCGAGCGCCTCGAAGAGGAAAAGAAGGGCATCGCCGACGACATCCGCGACGTCTACGCGGAGGCCAAGGCAGTCGGCTACGACGCCAAGATCATGCGCCAGGTCGTCCGCCTCAGGAAGATGAAGCCAGACGACCGCGCCGAGATGGAAACAATTCTCGAAGTCTACAAGAACGCGCTCGGGCTGGGCTGA